In the Perca flavescens isolate YP-PL-M2 chromosome 20, PFLA_1.0, whole genome shotgun sequence genome, one interval contains:
- the dtd2 gene encoding D-aminoacyl-tRNA deacylase 2, with protein sequence MTEKGSGPAARAVLQQCLRARLQVKPAEEHSEAQFVQIDRGMVIYVCFFKGATDDILPKMASTLLNLRLCESDSGKMVSMLELPGSVLIVPQATLGGRAKGRAMQYHDNIRKEDGLQLYAAFVSLCEKELTAAASAEVTVKHGTYGNRQVLKLDTNGPYTHLMDF encoded by the exons ATGACGGAGAAAGGCAGTGGTCCCGCAGCCCGGGCGGTGCTGCAGCAGTGTCTGCGGGCCAGGCTGCAGGTCAAGCCCGCAGAGGAACACTCCGAGGCCCAGTTTGTCCAG ATTGACAGAGGGATGGTGatctatgtgtgtttctttaaaGGCGCCACAGACGACATCCTGCCCAAGATGG CGTCCACGCTGTTAAACCTGCGGCTGTGTGAGTCTGACTCGGGGAAGATGGTGTCGATGTTGGAGCTTCCCGGCAGCGTGCTGATTGTCCCTCAGGCCACGCTGGGCGGGAGGGCCAAAGGAAGGGCCATGCAGTACCACGACAACATCCGCAAGGAGGACGGCCTGCAGCTCTACGCCGCCTTCGTTTCTCTGTGCGAGAAGGAGCTGACGGCCGCTGCTTCAGCTGAAGTGACGGTGAAACATGGGACGTATGGGAACAGACAAGTGCTGAAACTCGACACCAACGGACCATACACACATCTGATGGACTTTTAA